Proteins encoded in a region of the Lepidochelys kempii isolate rLepKem1 chromosome 24, rLepKem1.hap2, whole genome shotgun sequence genome:
- the LOC140902984 gene encoding phospholipase A2 inhibitor and Ly6/PLAUR domain-containing protein-like, whose amino-acid sequence MSLKPEKSWEFKGDECLSMFVKTFIGKEFRDYTFLAHSSKGDDAYLSSNPDLLWFSDSLNLPACSGHCRKCPATMWAPQPLCLLSAQLVTGDTLQCEVCASEEQSCAGPLQLCAPWEGTCVTVVAEFRLERNSFSYMGKSCLEPKNCEPGPFSLTYAHNVTVRANIACCDTDGCNAGAIPVPSASSVPNGRQCPSFFKMGADGWQEKEKELLVCTGAEDHYVEESGILTLDKFSRWGRGLNTGYKNWEPPITSLPCPGDIKLRMTAAGCGSPGACVKRALVKKYAQGVPEILSQAKCYPAPRAGGGIGEP is encoded by the exons aTGTCCCTAAAGCCAgaaaaatcctgggaatttaagggtgacgAATGTCTTTCAATGTTTgttaagacctttattggcaaagagttccgggactACACGTTCCTAGCGCACAGTTCCAAAGGTGATGATgcgtat ctctcttccaaccctgatcttctatggttCTCTGATTCTCTGAACCTGCCTGCCTGCTCTGGTCACTGCAGAAAATGCCCGGCCACCATGTGGGCGCCCCaacccctctgcctgctgtctgCTCAGCTGGTCACAGGGGA caccctgcaatgcgaggtgtgtgcgtccGAAGAGCAATCATgcgccggccccctgcagctctgcgcCCCCTGGGAAGGGACCTGCGTCACTGTCGTGGCTGAGTtcaggctgg agAGAAACTCCTTCTCCTACATGGGTAAATCGTGCCTGGAGCCCAAGAACTGTGAGCCCGGCCCCTTCTCGCTGACCTACGCACACAATGTCACCGTGCGGGCGAACATCGCCTGCTGTGACACCGACGGCTGCAACgccggggccatcccag TGCCAAGTGCGAGCTCTGTCCCCAACGGCCGGCAGTGCCCGTCATTCTTCAAAATGGGGGCAGATGGCtggcaggagaaggagaaggagctcTTGGTCTGCACCGGCGCCGAGGACCATTATGTTGAGGAATCTGGGATATTAACACTGGATAAGTTCTccagatgggggcggggtctgaacaCAGGGTACAAG AATTGGGAGCCCCCGATCACGTCTCTCCCCTGTCCAGGTGACATCAAACTGAGGATGACTGCGGCTGGATGTGGCTCCCCTGGCGCCTGCGTGAAGAGGGCGTTGGTGAAGAAATACGCCCAGGGCGTGCCGGAGATCCTGAGCCAGGCCAAGTGCTacccagctcccagggccggtggaggcatcggggagccctga